The nucleotide sequence TGCCAGTTTCCGCGACGGATTCCGGTTTCCGCTCGCCACAAGTTTTTCATTGGCGAATATCTCCCGGGTGGAGGTATTGAAAGGCGCCACGACAAATTTATACGGCCGGATCGAACCGGGCGGCATGGTCAATCTGGTTACCAAGCGGCCGCAGGCGGAACGCTATTACGCGCTAAACCAGCAGTTCGGGTCGTACGGCCAGTTCCAGACACTGGCTGACGCCACCGGTGCAATCAACGAAAGCGGCACGCTACTGTACCGCCTGAATTTCGAGTACCTCAACCAGAATTCATTCCGCGATTTCGGTTTTACCGACCGGATTTTCGTCGCACCGTCGGTTACCTGGAAAATTGCACCGAGCACCCAGTTTGATGTGGATTTTACGTATAAGGATCTGGAGACGCGTGAAGATTATGGTATTGTCGCGCTCGGAAACCGTCCGGCCAGGGTGCCGCGATCGCGCTTCCTGGGCGAGCCGGCGGATAAGACGCATGAAAACATCTACAATACCGCCGCGACATTAACACATGCGTTTAACGACGATTGGCGGGCGCGGGCGCGCTTCAGTTATTTTCACCGAGATGTTAGAGATCCGCAAACCACCGGGTTCGATCTCGATGAAATGACGGGCGTATTGCAACGGGGATACTATAGAGGCGATGCGTCCACCAATGCCTATCAGGGTACGGTTGATGTCACGGGTCGTTTTAATACCTACGGCATCGAGCATAATGTGCTGGCGGGATGGGAATACTACGGGTCATTTGGCGGGGTTAAATCAATAACAGCCGATGCCAGCCCGATCAATATATTCCGTCCGCAGTACAGCCGTGAGAATCTGGGATCATTACCCAGAAATTTTTTCATCGATCAGACGAACGAGTGGAACGGCGTGTTTTTTCAGGATCAAATCACGCTGTTTAACAAGCTGCATCTGATGGGCGGCGGACGATATGACTGGGCTACGAATGCGGTAGGCCTGGCTTTTGGTGAAGATCAATCGCTGGCCGATGCCAGAGCGGCGGTTAATAAAGTCAATAACGCACGCTTCAGTCCGCGTGCGGGAATTGTGTATCAACCCTGGGAATGGCTGTCGTTTTACGGCAATTACGTGCAGTCGCTGGGTTCCGCCAATACGGCCTTCGGTAGTAACGGTAACGTACTTAAACCGCAAATCGGCGAGCAGTTCGAGGGCGGATTCAAGACTACGCTGTTTGGCGGCCGGCTGAATTCCAACGTGGCGTATTATCATCTGACCAGGCAAAACCTCGCGGTGAGCGTTCCCGGACAACCCTTTTCAGTTGCAGTCGGCGAAGCGCGCAGCCAGGGCGTGGAAGTAGATGTTTCGGGGCAGGTCACCGATGGACTGAGCCTGATTCTGACCTATGCGTATACCGACGCCGAGGTGCTGGAAGGC is from Fimbriimonadaceae bacterium and encodes:
- a CDS encoding TonB-dependent siderophore receptor, with the translated sequence PGNPSYTRTNASTATRVDLPLMITPASVQVVPQAVLEDQQAIQIEDAVKNVSGVSPGFTFGGMSQSFMIRGFETGFASFRDGFRFPLATSFSLANISRVEVLKGATTNLYGRIEPGGMVNLVTKRPQAERYYALNQQFGSYGQFQTLADATGAINESGTLLYRLNFEYLNQNSFRDFGFTDRIFVAPSVTWKIAPSTQFDVDFTYKDLETREDYGIVALGNRPARVPRSRFLGEPADKTHENIYNTAATLTHAFNDDWRARARFSYFHRDVRDPQTTGFDLDEMTGVLQRGYYRGDASTNAYQGTVDVTGRFNTYGIEHNVLAGWEYYGSFGGVKSITADASPINIFRPQYSRENLGSLPRNFFIDQTNEWNGVFFQDQITLFNKLHLMGGGRYDWATNAVGLAFGEDQSLADARAAVNKVNNARFSPRAGIVYQPWEWLSFYGNYVQSLGSANTAFGSNGNVLKPQIGEQFEGGFKTTLFGGRLNSNVAYYHLTRQNLAVSVPGQPFSVAVGEARSQGVEVDVSGQVTDGLSLILTYAYTDAEVLEGDNKGNRLWNVPKHSGSVWARYDVPIEPLHGLSFGAGVFVQDKRPGDPANTFILPSQARVDAMVRYRPPVMHSRLSLQLNAYNLADSTLFGGTLGDRNSINVGIPRMF